A window of Phenylobacterium sp. NIBR 498073 genomic DNA:
GCCAAGTTCGGCCCGATCACCTATGTCGGCTTCGGCCCGGTCTCGGGTCCGCTCGGCGCGCCGGGTTCTGCCGACGTGGTGATCACCGCCCGCAATGTGCACAACTGGATGGGCCAGCCGGGCATGCTGGACAAGGTGTTCAAGGACTTCCACGACGTGCTGAAGCCCGGCGGCGTGCTGGCGGTCGAGGAGCATCGCTCCGATCCCACCCGCGCCCAGGTTCCGGGCGCTTCCGACGGCTATGTCGCGACCGACTTCGTGATCGCCACAGCCGAGAAGGCCGGCTTCAAGCTGGCCGCCAAGTCCGAGATCAACGCCAACGCCAAGGACACCAAGGACCACCCGTTCGGGGTCTGGACCCTGCCGCCGGTTCGCCGCTCGCCGGCTGCCGACAAGCCCGATCCGAGCTTCGACCGCGCCAAGTACGACGCCATCGGCGAAAGCGACCGGATGACCCTGCGGTTCGTCAAACAGTAGGGCCACGCTTTGACCATCGTCCCGGGTCAGGTAAGCCGCTCGGGACGATGGCGGGTTTGGAATTTACATGCGGCGTATTCTTGCAGGTTCGGCGGCTTCCTTCTCGCGGCGGGGCGCTCTGATCGGCGCCCTGGCGCTGGCCGCGTGCGGCAAGAAGGGGGAGGCCGAGCCCCCGCCGACCAAAGCCGCACGCAACATGACGCTGCAGGATGCGGTCGCCGGCGACTGGCGCCCGGCCGCCGACAAGGCGCGCGACGCCTGGCGCCATCCCGTCGAGACCCTTGAGTTCTGGGGCCTGAAGCCGGGCCAGACGGTGGTCGAGTTCTGGCCCGGCGCCGGCTGGTACACCGACATCCTCGCGCCGTATCTGGCGGCCAACAAGGGCAAGCTGATCGCCGCCGACCTAGAGCCGACCGACCCGGCCTCGACGGAGATCGTCGAAGCCTACCGCGCGCGTCTGAAGGCCAAGCCGAAGATCTATGGCGAGGTCGAGATCACCGCCTTCGGCCCGACCAGCGGCCCGGTGGCTCCGGCCGCCAGCGCCGACCTGGTGCTGTTCCTGCGCAACCTGCACAACTGGATGGCGGCCGGCATCGCCGAGAAGGCGTTCCGCGACGCCTTCGCCGCCCTCAAGCCCGGCGGCGTGCTGGGGATCGAGGAGCATCGCGCCCCGCCCGGCGGGGTGCAGGACGTCCTCGCCGCCAACGGCTATGTCCAGGAAGCCTACGCCGTGCGCCTGGCCCAGGAGGCCGGCTTCGTCCTCGACAAGACCAGCGAGATCAACGCCAACCCGGCCGACGACCGCGACCACCCGTTCGGGGTCTGGACCCTGCCGCCCGTGCGGCTCAGCGCGCCGCGCGGCGAACCGGCCGACCCCAACTTCGACCGGGCGCCCTACGACGCGATCGGCGAGAGCGACCGCATGACCCTGCGGCTGGTGAAACCCGCCAGCTAGAGCTGTTCCTTGTAGCTGGCGATGATCTGCTCGTTGGGGACCGGGACCTTTCCCATCTCCAGCTGCTCAAAGATCATCTCCGCGCCTGAGGGCAGGGCGCTGCGTTCGACCTGGGCGTCGGCCTCCCACAGCCGGGCGCGCATGATCGCCTTCGGACAGTGCAGGAAGACCTCCTCGACTGCGATCATCAGCACCAGGCGCGGCGTCTTGCCGAATTCGACGAACTTGGCGAGCAGGTCGGGATCGGCGGTGGCGCTGGCGCGGCCGTTGACCCGCAGCACGTCGTCGAAGCCCGGGATCATGAACATGAGGCCGATGCGGCCAGGGCCCGACAGCAGGTTGCGGATGGTGTCGAGCCGGTTGTTGCCGGGGCGGTCGGGCAGGTAGAGCGTCCGCCCGTCCTCGCTGACATGCACGAAGCCCGGCTCGCCGCCGCGGGGCGAGACGTCGATGGCGCCGTCCGGCCCGGCCGAACTGACCACGCAGAACGGCGAGAAACCGATGAAGGCGCGGCCGTGCTTCTCGACATGGTCCAACACCTTGTCGAGCACCAGCTTGCCCGGCTGGCGATAGAGCTCGTCGAGGCCGGTGAGATCGAGGGTCTTCATAGGCGTTCTCCCCGTTCTTGTTGAGAGTTGTTCGCAACATGCGCTTGATCCGGCGCGCTGTCATCCCAAGATGAACGGGCCTGCGCCCGGTTCTGTCAGCATGCAGTCACCTGCAAGCCGCTAGCCTGGCCTGAACTCGATGCGCTAAAGGCCAGAAATGCTCCGAAACGCCCCGCTCGCCCTGATCCCCGCCGTCCTGCTGCTGGCAGCGCCCGCCGCCGCCCAGGAACAGACGATCCTGCCGGGCTACTGGGACGTGACGAACAAGGTCTCGGCGATCGTCAGCCAGACCAAGACCGAGAAGCGCTGCATCACGCCGGCCGAGGTCTCGAAGTTCGTGATGGGGCCGTCCAATCGCCACTACAAATGCGACTACCCGACCCGGGTGTTCAAGGATGGCAAGATCCGCCTGAAGGGCGCCTGCGCCACCAAGAAC
This region includes:
- a CDS encoding DUF3617 family protein, encoding MLRNAPLALIPAVLLLAAPAAAQEQTILPGYWDVTNKVSAIVSQTKTEKRCITPAEVSKFVMGPSNRHYKCDYPTRVFKDGKIRLKGACATKNGSKAALEATGTYSPTTFTMNAKISTTYAGVPLSANAITTAKRISETCPAAPPAS
- a CDS encoding methyltransferase, which gives rise to MRRILAGSAASFSRRGALIGALALAACGKKGEAEPPPTKAARNMTLQDAVAGDWRPAADKARDAWRHPVETLEFWGLKPGQTVVEFWPGAGWYTDILAPYLAANKGKLIAADLEPTDPASTEIVEAYRARLKAKPKIYGEVEITAFGPTSGPVAPAASADLVLFLRNLHNWMAAGIAEKAFRDAFAALKPGGVLGIEEHRAPPGGVQDVLAANGYVQEAYAVRLAQEAGFVLDKTSEINANPADDRDHPFGVWTLPPVRLSAPRGEPADPNFDRAPYDAIGESDRMTLRLVKPAS
- a CDS encoding MSMEG_1061 family FMN-dependent PPOX-type flavoprotein, coding for MKTLDLTGLDELYRQPGKLVLDKVLDHVEKHGRAFIGFSPFCVVSSAGPDGAIDVSPRGGEPGFVHVSEDGRTLYLPDRPGNNRLDTIRNLLSGPGRIGLMFMIPGFDDVLRVNGRASATADPDLLAKFVEFGKTPRLVLMIAVEEVFLHCPKAIMRARLWEADAQVERSALPSGAEMIFEQLEMGKVPVPNEQIIASYKEQL
- a CDS encoding methyltransferase, which codes for MSPRMFALATAAAIAVIAQPAIASAEGAALKAAIAGPQRSADHVARDAARHPYESLEFWGVKPKATVIEISPGSGYWTEILAPYAKATGGTYVAGVADLANPKLSDGARKGRADFEAKYADQAKFGPITYVGFGPVSGPLGAPGSADVVITARNVHNWMGQPGMLDKVFKDFHDVLKPGGVLAVEEHRSDPTRAQVPGASDGYVATDFVIATAEKAGFKLAAKSEINANAKDTKDHPFGVWTLPPVRRSPAADKPDPSFDRAKYDAIGESDRMTLRFVKQ